A region from the Desulfatiglans anilini DSM 4660 genome encodes:
- a CDS encoding aminopeptidase, producing the protein MFSKDQLERYSDVLLWGLKTARREPYAKGDLILLRFDLSAIPLAEVMQGKLLDSGYNPVLRPGGTPVMEHQFYEKANQTQLTFIPPGEVDLFRALNGNIFLHAPASLTHLSDIDPKKIGKAAVARKPLREILDGREAEGRFGWTLCTVPTEELARQARVSLEEYCDQVVRACYLDRPDPVKAWREIHREAQAIKDWLNGMEVEALHIESDHTDLIVKPGKMRKWIGISGHNIPSFELFLSPDWRGTTGIYYADQPSFRSGNYVEGVRLTFERGVAKTMEAEKGGEFLRKQLTMDKGASRVGEFSLTDKRFSRIDRFMANTLYDENFGGEFGNCHLAVGASYADTFAGDPDTLTKDLKRKLGFNDSALHWDLVNTERKRVSAVLASGRRTVIYEDGQFQY; encoded by the coding sequence ATGTTCAGCAAGGATCAGTTGGAACGATATTCCGATGTGCTCCTCTGGGGTTTGAAAACCGCGCGCAGGGAGCCTTATGCCAAAGGCGATCTCATATTGCTTCGCTTCGATCTGTCCGCCATCCCGCTGGCGGAGGTCATGCAGGGGAAGCTGTTGGATTCCGGCTACAACCCGGTTCTCAGGCCGGGAGGCACACCGGTGATGGAGCACCAGTTTTATGAGAAGGCGAATCAGACGCAGTTGACCTTCATCCCGCCGGGCGAAGTGGATCTTTTCAGGGCCCTGAACGGGAACATCTTCCTGCACGCGCCGGCCTCGCTGACCCATTTGAGCGACATCGACCCGAAAAAGATCGGGAAGGCGGCGGTGGCACGCAAACCTCTGCGGGAGATCCTCGACGGGCGCGAGGCCGAAGGACGTTTCGGCTGGACCCTTTGCACCGTGCCGACCGAGGAGCTGGCGCGCCAGGCGAGGGTCTCGCTCGAGGAGTACTGTGACCAGGTGGTGCGGGCCTGCTACCTCGACCGCCCCGATCCGGTCAAGGCCTGGCGGGAGATCCACCGCGAGGCCCAGGCCATCAAAGATTGGCTGAATGGCATGGAGGTCGAGGCCCTGCACATCGAATCCGACCACACCGACCTCATCGTCAAACCAGGCAAGATGCGGAAGTGGATCGGGATCTCGGGCCACAACATCCCGAGCTTCGAGCTTTTCCTGTCTCCGGATTGGCGGGGCACCACCGGGATCTACTACGCGGATCAGCCTTCCTTTCGGAGCGGCAATTACGTCGAGGGGGTGCGCCTGACCTTCGAGAGGGGCGTCGCCAAGACGATGGAGGCGGAAAAGGGGGGTGAGTTTCTGCGCAAACAGTTGACGATGGACAAAGGGGCCTCCCGGGTGGGGGAATTCTCCCTGACCGACAAGCGTTTTTCGCGGATAGACCGCTTTATGGCCAACACCCTCTACGATGAGAATTTCGGAGGCGAGTTCGGCAACTGCCACCTGGCGGTGGGGGCCTCCTACGCCGACACCTTTGCAGGCGACCCGGACACCTTGACGAAAGATCTCAAACGGAAGCTCGGGTTCAACGACTCGGCCCTCCACTGGGACCTCGTCAACACGGAGCGCAAACGGGTGAGCGCCGTGCTTGCCTCCGGGCGGCGCACCGTGATCTACGAGGATGGACAGTTCCAGTACTAG
- a CDS encoding thioredoxin domain-containing protein: MQERRTNRLAREKSPYLLQHAYNPVDWYPWSEEAFARAAEEDKPVFLSIGYSTCHWCHVMEKESFEDEAVARLMNDAFISIKVDREERPDLDHVYMTVCNMMTGSGGWPLTIVMTPEKAPFFAATYIPKENRFGRVGLLELIPRIREVWQTRRAEVMASVGKITAALNGVDAGTAGGDLGTALIEKGYREIARRFDAAHGGFGPAPKFPTPHQLLFLLRWWKRSGDAAALEMVQKTLRAMRLGGIFDQIGYGFHRYSTDAEWLVPHFEKMLYDQALLALAYLEAFQATGVALYAETAREIFAYVLRDMRSPEGAFYSAEDADSEGVEGKFYVWSAAELRSLLGDEDAALAMECFNAKPEGNFQEEATGRRTGGNILHLREPLEAKAGRRGLSPQTLADRLARIRERLFAAREKRIRPHRDDKVLTDWNGLMAAALARGAMVLGEPDYASAAAAALRFILESMGGADGALLHRYREGEGGIGAFVDDYAFLVWGLIECYEATFDEKWLRSALALNDRMLEDFWDRERGGLFFTPEKGEALIVRKKEIYDGAVPSGNAVAMLNLLRLSHLTGRSALEERAAELARAFSSRIGDMPSAYTFFLMAADFAAGPVSEVVLVGRREDPDLLALRRELAARFHPNRVTLFRPGDEDRPEIDALTGFTSGYRMRDGKATAYVCRSQACMAPTTEAREMLSMLE, encoded by the coding sequence ATGCAGGAGCGGAGAACGAACAGACTGGCCCGGGAGAAGAGCCCCTATCTCCTTCAGCATGCCTACAACCCCGTGGACTGGTACCCCTGGTCGGAGGAGGCCTTCGCCCGGGCGGCGGAGGAAGACAAGCCGGTGTTCCTGTCGATCGGGTATTCCACGTGCCACTGGTGCCATGTGATGGAGAAGGAGTCTTTCGAGGACGAGGCGGTCGCGCGGCTGATGAACGACGCCTTCATCTCGATCAAGGTCGATCGCGAGGAGCGCCCGGATCTGGATCACGTCTACATGACGGTCTGCAACATGATGACCGGCAGCGGAGGCTGGCCGCTCACGATCGTGATGACCCCGGAGAAGGCCCCGTTCTTTGCAGCGACCTACATCCCGAAGGAGAACCGCTTCGGGCGGGTCGGACTGCTCGAGCTGATACCGCGCATCCGCGAGGTCTGGCAGACCCGGCGGGCGGAAGTCATGGCCTCGGTGGGAAAGATCACGGCCGCGCTGAACGGGGTCGATGCGGGTACGGCCGGCGGCGACCTCGGGACCGCGCTGATCGAAAAAGGGTACCGCGAGATCGCCCGGCGGTTCGACGCAGCCCATGGGGGCTTCGGCCCGGCGCCCAAGTTTCCGACCCCGCATCAACTCCTCTTCCTGCTGCGCTGGTGGAAGCGCTCCGGGGATGCCGCGGCCCTGGAAATGGTCCAAAAGACGCTGAGGGCGATGCGCCTCGGGGGAATCTTCGATCAGATCGGCTACGGCTTCCACCGCTACAGCACGGATGCGGAGTGGCTCGTGCCGCATTTCGAAAAGATGCTCTATGACCAGGCGCTGCTCGCGCTGGCCTACCTCGAGGCGTTTCAGGCGACCGGTGTGGCCCTCTACGCGGAGACGGCGAGGGAGATCTTCGCCTATGTGCTGCGCGACATGCGCTCCCCGGAGGGGGCCTTCTACTCGGCTGAGGACGCCGACAGCGAGGGGGTCGAAGGGAAGTTCTACGTCTGGAGTGCGGCGGAGCTGCGGAGCCTCCTCGGGGATGAGGACGCCGCGCTTGCCATGGAATGCTTCAACGCGAAGCCGGAGGGGAACTTCCAGGAGGAGGCCACCGGCCGGAGGACGGGCGGGAACATCCTGCACCTCCGTGAACCGCTCGAGGCCAAGGCGGGGCGGAGGGGCCTTTCCCCTCAGACCCTCGCGGACCGGCTGGCGCGCATCCGGGAGCGGCTTTTCGCGGCGCGGGAAAAGCGGATCCGGCCGCACCGGGACGACAAGGTCCTGACGGATTGGAACGGGCTGATGGCCGCGGCCCTCGCCCGGGGCGCCATGGTCCTGGGCGAGCCGGACTACGCCTCGGCGGCCGCAGCGGCGCTCCGTTTCATCCTGGAGAGCATGGGCGGGGCGGACGGCGCCCTGCTCCATCGTTACCGGGAGGGGGAGGGAGGGATCGGCGCGTTTGTGGATGACTATGCCTTCCTGGTCTGGGGGCTCATCGAGTGCTACGAGGCGACCTTCGATGAAAAGTGGCTGCGCTCGGCCCTGGCGTTGAACGACAGGATGCTGGAGGACTTCTGGGATCGGGAGCGGGGCGGGCTGTTTTTTACGCCAGAAAAGGGAGAGGCCCTGATCGTCCGCAAGAAGGAGATCTACGACGGCGCGGTCCCGTCGGGCAACGCCGTGGCGATGCTGAACCTCCTGCGCCTGAGCCACCTGACGGGCCGGAGCGCCCTCGAGGAGCGGGCGGCTGAGCTGGCGCGCGCCTTTTCTTCGCGCATCGGCGACATGCCCTCGGCCTACACCTTTTTTCTGATGGCGGCGGATTTCGCCGCAGGGCCGGTATCCGAAGTGGTGCTGGTGGGGAGGCGGGAAGACCCCGATCTGCTGGCGCTTCGACGGGAACTGGCGGCCCGGTTCCATCCGAACCGGGTGACCCTCTTCCGGCCGGGCGACGAGGACCGGCCCGAGATCGACGCCTTGACCGGTTTTACGTCCGGCTACCGGATGCGCGACGGCAAGGCCACCGCCTACGTCTGCCGCTCCCAGGCCTGCATGGCCCCGACGACGGAGGCCCGTGAGATGCTTTCGATGCTGGAGTGA
- a CDS encoding response regulator transcription factor has protein sequence MSDASPLKDKVVLVVDDEPDILETIEEELDMCLVHKAGDYDTALQYLLSYTYDIVILDIMGVNGFELLRHTVSRGFPTVMLTAHALTPDALKTAIKLGALSFLPKEKISELASYLEDVVLGGGKPVWKRLFTRLGDSFNKHFGPDWREKDRFFKEFLEELKKSADTAE, from the coding sequence ATGAGCGATGCGAGCCCTCTCAAAGACAAAGTTGTTCTGGTGGTGGATGACGAACCTGATATCCTGGAAACGATCGAGGAAGAGCTGGACATGTGCCTCGTCCACAAGGCCGGCGACTACGACACCGCCCTCCAGTATCTCCTCAGCTACACCTACGATATCGTCATCCTGGACATCATGGGGGTGAACGGTTTCGAACTCCTGCGCCACACCGTTTCCAGGGGATTTCCCACCGTCATGCTCACGGCGCACGCCCTTACGCCCGACGCCCTCAAGACCGCCATCAAGCTCGGTGCGCTCTCTTTTCTTCCGAAGGAAAAGATCTCTGAGCTCGCCAGTTATCTCGAAGACGTGGTCCTGGGCGGAGGAAAGCCGGTCTGGAAACGGCTTTTCACCCGCCTCGGCGACTCCTTCAACAAGCATTTCGGACCCGATTGGCGGGAAAAGGACAGGTTTTTCAAGGAATTTCTCGAAGAGCTCAAAAAGAGCGCCGACACCGCCGAGTAA
- the murJ gene encoding murein biosynthesis integral membrane protein MurJ: MKTAATRDSGTHGLGRAAGVISAFTFLSRILGLVRDMVVARFFGAGMAADAFFVAFRIPNFLRSLFAEGSLTIAFIPVFTEYLTQKGKPAAFELARTVLTLLSIILVVLSVAGILLAPWIVRLQAFGFGGETEKYALTVLLTRITFPYILLISVVALFMGVLNSLRRFAAPAAAPIFLNVGIIAGAYWISPRLSEPIVGVAIGVLLGGCMQVGLQILPALRAGMSLKPRWRFAHTGVKRIGLLMLPAIFGSAVYQFNQIMGTLIASFLPEGSISWLYYADRLVQFPLGVFAIAISTASLPTLSGYAANRDFERFGRTLEYGIRLVFFITLPSMAGLILLREPLVELFFERGAFDSVSSAMTALALFYYCLGLWAFSGVRILVSAFYALQDTRTPVKIAIVALVTNLSMSLVLMGPLKHGGLALALTLASTLQFACLLLLLKRRVALLALRPVGRSILKSACAAVLMGAAILLYERWTLPMSLWGAGFWPLLTRIAAAIGLAAGVYFGAAVLLRCPELDAVRGLLRRR; the protein is encoded by the coding sequence TTGAAGACGGCCGCAACCCGAGACTCAGGGACCCACGGCCTCGGCCGTGCGGCCGGGGTGATCAGCGCCTTCACCTTCCTCAGCCGGATCCTCGGGCTGGTGCGCGACATGGTCGTGGCCCGGTTCTTCGGCGCCGGGATGGCCGCCGACGCCTTCTTCGTGGCCTTCCGCATCCCGAATTTCCTGCGCAGCCTCTTTGCGGAAGGCTCGCTGACGATCGCGTTCATCCCGGTCTTCACCGAGTACCTGACCCAGAAGGGAAAGCCAGCGGCCTTCGAACTCGCCCGGACCGTCCTGACGCTCCTGTCGATCATCCTGGTCGTTTTAAGCGTGGCGGGGATCCTGCTCGCCCCATGGATCGTCCGCCTGCAGGCCTTCGGGTTCGGCGGCGAAACCGAAAAGTACGCCCTGACGGTGCTGCTGACCCGCATCACCTTCCCCTACATTCTGTTGATCAGTGTGGTAGCCCTGTTCATGGGCGTCCTCAACTCGCTCCGGCGGTTCGCCGCCCCGGCCGCGGCTCCGATCTTCCTGAACGTGGGCATCATCGCGGGGGCCTACTGGATATCGCCGCGGCTGAGCGAGCCGATCGTCGGGGTGGCCATCGGGGTGCTGCTGGGCGGGTGCATGCAGGTCGGGCTGCAGATCCTGCCGGCCCTGCGCGCCGGGATGAGCCTCAAACCGCGCTGGCGGTTCGCCCACACGGGGGTGAAGCGGATCGGCCTCCTGATGCTGCCCGCCATCTTCGGCTCGGCCGTCTATCAGTTCAACCAGATCATGGGCACCCTGATCGCCTCTTTCCTGCCCGAGGGGAGCATCTCATGGCTCTACTACGCCGACCGGCTGGTGCAGTTCCCTCTGGGCGTTTTCGCGATCGCGATCAGCACGGCCTCCCTCCCCACGCTCTCGGGCTATGCCGCCAACCGGGACTTCGAGCGCTTCGGCCGGACCCTCGAATACGGGATACGGCTGGTTTTCTTCATCACTCTCCCGTCTATGGCCGGCCTCATTCTCCTGCGCGAACCCCTGGTGGAGCTCTTCTTCGAGCGCGGGGCCTTCGACAGCGTGTCGAGCGCCATGACCGCCCTGGCGCTCTTCTACTACTGCCTCGGGCTGTGGGCCTTTTCAGGGGTGCGCATCCTCGTCTCCGCGTTTTACGCCCTGCAGGACACACGGACGCCGGTCAAGATCGCCATCGTGGCGCTCGTCACGAACCTGAGCATGAGCCTCGTCCTGATGGGGCCTTTGAAGCACGGCGGGCTGGCCTTGGCGCTCACCCTGGCCTCCACGTTGCAGTTTGCCTGTCTGCTGCTGCTGCTCAAAAGGAGGGTGGCGCTGCTGGCCTTGCGACCCGTGGGCCGCTCCATCCTGAAGTCCGCCTGCGCCGCGGTGCTGATGGGGGCGGCGATCCTTCTCTATGAGCGCTGGACCCTGCCGATGAGCCTGTGGGGCGCCGGTTTCTGGCCGCTCTTGACGCGCATCGCGGCGGCCATCGGTCTGGCGGCGGGGGTTTATTTCGGGGCGGCTGTGCTGCTGCGCTGCCCCGAACTCGACGCCGTCCGCGGCCTGCTCCGGCGGCGGTAG
- a CDS encoding response regulator, translating to MAKILIVDDEEHIRYLYSEELTEAGYEVITADSGYKLLERIENEKPDLVVLDIKMVDYNGLDLLQDIRNKFYNLPVVLCTAYDTFKEDMKSIAADFYVIKSFDLTELRNKIAMALESRQNNSGD from the coding sequence ATGGCAAAAATCCTGATCGTCGATGACGAGGAACATATCCGCTATCTTTATTCCGAGGAATTGACCGAGGCCGGATATGAAGTCATCACCGCTGACAGCGGGTACAAGCTCCTGGAACGAATAGAGAACGAGAAGCCCGACCTGGTGGTGTTGGATATCAAGATGGTTGACTACAACGGGCTCGATCTGCTCCAGGACATCCGAAACAAATTCTACAATCTGCCTGTCGTTCTCTGCACGGCTTACGATACCTTCAAGGAAGACATGAAGTCCATCGCGGCTGATTTTTACGTGATCAAGTCGTTCGACTTGACGGAGCTCAGAAACAAGATCGCCATGGCGCTCGAATCGAGGCAGAACAACTCAGGGGATTGA
- a CDS encoding 3-hydroxybutyryl-CoA dehydrogenase, with protein MDIRTVGVIGSGQMGSGIAQMAAASGYAVIMNDVQDAFVERGFATIEKSLGRLVKKEKMSPEDMKTILGRIEGSTALDDMARADFVVEAAVENEELKARIFEQLDAVCREEVILASNTSSISITRIGSVTKRPDKVIGMHFMNPVPMMKLVEIINGLATSQETFATTRDLAVAMDKTPVLANDFPGFISNRVLIPMINEAVYALFEGVGTAEDIDQVMKLGMNHPMGPLALADLIGLDTCLAIMEVLQRGLGDDKYRPCPLLRKYVAAGWLGRKSGRGFYVY; from the coding sequence GTGGACATCAGGACAGTGGGAGTGATCGGTTCGGGGCAGATGGGCTCCGGTATAGCGCAGATGGCGGCCGCAAGCGGATACGCGGTGATCATGAACGATGTACAGGATGCGTTTGTAGAGCGTGGCTTTGCGACCATAGAAAAGAGCCTCGGACGGCTCGTCAAGAAGGAGAAGATGAGCCCCGAGGACATGAAGACGATTCTGGGCCGCATCGAAGGTTCGACAGCGCTCGATGACATGGCCCGTGCGGATTTCGTCGTCGAGGCGGCCGTGGAGAACGAGGAGCTGAAAGCGCGGATCTTCGAGCAGTTGGATGCGGTCTGTCGGGAGGAAGTCATACTCGCCTCCAACACGTCTTCGATCTCGATCACCCGGATCGGATCGGTCACCAAGCGGCCTGACAAGGTGATCGGCATGCACTTTATGAACCCGGTCCCGATGATGAAGCTTGTCGAGATCATCAACGGCCTGGCCACTTCGCAGGAGACCTTCGCGACCACCCGCGACCTGGCGGTGGCGATGGACAAGACGCCTGTGCTGGCGAACGACTTTCCGGGTTTCATCAGCAACCGCGTGCTGATTCCCATGATCAACGAGGCGGTCTATGCCCTGTTCGAAGGGGTGGGGACGGCCGAAGACATCGACCAGGTCATGAAACTCGGGATGAATCACCCGATGGGGCCGCTGGCCCTGGCGGACCTGATCGGCCTCGACACCTGCCTCGCCATCATGGAGGTCCTGCAGCGCGGGCTAGGCGATGACAAGTACCGCCCCTGCCCCCTGTTGAGGAAATACGTCGCCGCGGGGTGGCTCGGCCGGAAGTCGGGTCGGGGCTTCTACGTCTACTGA
- the glk gene encoding glucokinase: MDGETSTGMMLAGDIGGTKTVLGLFRRGAARPVLQVSETWLSSAAQGVAEHVERFLERHPAEVQGAVLAMAGPVIDGVCKTTNLPWRVSEKELEARFGWRVRLINDLAAAGCFVPFLESGEVYALNEAKPRARDAIALIAPGTGLGNAFLTFVDGQYRPFASEGGHMDFAPADEEQLEVWRCLARRFGHVSVERVASGRGLLNLFASLREIGGYSIPDWLRDDMERKDPARAITDAAMEKGEPLCVKVLGTFCSVLGAAAGNLALAVLATGGVYLAGGIPPKILPALADGRFMKAFADKGRFSGLLQGIAVRVILNQKASLMGAAQRAFEMDAAAAPRAGGDPQLF, from the coding sequence ATGGACGGTGAGACCTCAACCGGCATGATGCTCGCCGGCGATATCGGAGGCACCAAGACGGTCCTCGGGCTTTTCAGGCGGGGCGCGGCGAGGCCTGTGCTTCAGGTGTCGGAGACCTGGTTGAGCAGCGCCGCACAAGGGGTTGCGGAGCATGTCGAGCGGTTTCTGGAGCGCCACCCCGCCGAGGTCCAGGGGGCCGTTTTGGCCATGGCCGGGCCGGTGATCGACGGGGTCTGCAAGACCACTAATCTTCCCTGGCGCGTTTCGGAAAAGGAGCTCGAGGCGCGTTTCGGATGGCGCGTCCGGCTCATCAACGACCTGGCTGCAGCGGGTTGTTTCGTGCCGTTCCTCGAAAGCGGTGAAGTCTACGCGTTGAACGAGGCCAAACCGCGCGCCCGCGATGCCATCGCCCTCATCGCACCGGGAACGGGCCTCGGAAATGCCTTTCTGACTTTCGTGGACGGGCAGTATCGGCCGTTCGCCTCCGAAGGCGGACACATGGACTTCGCGCCTGCCGACGAGGAGCAGCTGGAGGTGTGGCGCTGCCTTGCCAGGCGATTCGGCCATGTGAGCGTCGAGCGCGTTGCCTCGGGACGCGGCCTGCTGAACCTGTTCGCATCCCTGAGGGAGATCGGCGGGTACTCCATCCCTGATTGGCTCAGGGACGATATGGAACGTAAAGACCCGGCCCGCGCGATCACCGATGCCGCCATGGAAAAGGGCGAGCCATTGTGCGTCAAGGTTCTGGGGACCTTTTGCTCCGTCCTGGGGGCGGCCGCCGGAAATCTTGCGCTGGCGGTGCTTGCGACAGGCGGGGTGTATCTGGCCGGCGGCATTCCCCCGAAGATCCTACCGGCGCTTGCCGACGGCCGATTCATGAAGGCCTTCGCCGACAAGGGCCGGTTCAGCGGCCTGCTGCAGGGCATCGCCGTGAGGGTCATCCTCAATCAGAAGGCCAGCCTGATGGGAGCCGCCCAGAGAGCGTTCGAGATGGACGCGGCCGCAGCCCCGCGGGCGGGCGGAGACCCGCAGCTTTTTTGA
- a CDS encoding flavodoxin family protein: protein MTVKIVGVCCSPRKGKTTRYALDVCLKAAEEAFPDVKAVAVELAGMDIRGCIACGACMKKLECSQEDDFGKLIPTLADPDLGGLIVASPVYLGVMTSQCKAFLDRTVMFRRNGFKFRNVASGALAVGGFRSGGQEATIQSIHTAMLVHDMVVVGDGSPGAHLGGTLWSNHQGGIEADDLGLATARSLGARVAEVALKLRGR, encoded by the coding sequence ATGACGGTCAAGATTGTCGGTGTTTGTTGCAGTCCGCGGAAGGGAAAGACCACCCGCTATGCCTTGGATGTCTGTTTGAAGGCGGCTGAAGAGGCCTTCCCGGACGTGAAGGCAGTCGCGGTCGAACTGGCCGGGATGGATATCCGAGGGTGCATCGCCTGCGGGGCGTGCATGAAGAAGCTCGAGTGCAGCCAGGAGGACGATTTCGGGAAGCTTATCCCTACGCTGGCCGACCCCGACCTGGGGGGGCTCATTGTGGCGAGCCCGGTTTATCTCGGTGTGATGACCAGCCAGTGCAAGGCCTTCCTGGACCGGACGGTCATGTTCAGGCGCAACGGCTTCAAGTTCCGCAACGTCGCCAGCGGCGCGCTGGCGGTCGGCGGCTTCCGGAGCGGCGGACAGGAGGCGACGATCCAGTCGATCCACACCGCGATGCTGGTGCATGACATGGTCGTGGTAGGCGACGGGAGCCCGGGGGCTCATCTCGGCGGGACCCTGTGGAGCAACCATCAGGGCGGAATCGAGGCCGACGACCTCGGGCTTGCCACCGCGCGCAGCCTGGGTGCGCGTGTGGCGGAAGTGGCGCTGAAACTGCGCGGGAGATGA
- a CDS encoding MFS transporter: protein MTTPPARSERFGWCVYDWANSAFATTVLAAVLPVYFAEWVVPPGGAALSWLGVDTRLSATSLWGYANGLIAILVILTAPVLGGIADFSSRKKLFLMTGAYAGAVATLGLGFCGAGDVQATLLLFCIGHYAFVCANVFYDAFLPFLATGPEMDRLSGQGYALGYLGGGLLLLLNVVFIHFHQVFEVEQETAVRLSLASAGLWWGGFSTVTLLTLRERSASVSRRTGLAFSVRAGFASLREAVLHIVRRRNLLLFLVAYMIYNDGVQTIIKMAAIFGKEELGLSSSTLLGTLLMVQFVGIGGALGMSRAAEALGVRRTILGALAVWLGLTLFAFRMETPGEYWIMGLVVGLILGGTQALSRSFYARLVAREHAAQLFGFFSVFSKFSAVWGPILFALIRQLTGTSRLSIVSISVFFLVGGAILCFAKEEQEGASAPI, encoded by the coding sequence ATGACCACGCCTCCTGCGCGCAGCGAACGATTCGGCTGGTGCGTTTACGACTGGGCCAATTCCGCCTTCGCTACGACGGTCCTGGCGGCGGTCCTCCCGGTCTATTTCGCCGAATGGGTCGTCCCGCCGGGGGGCGCGGCCCTCAGTTGGCTCGGGGTGGATACGCGCTTGAGCGCCACGAGCCTGTGGGGGTATGCCAACGGGCTCATCGCGATCCTGGTGATCCTGACCGCGCCTGTATTGGGTGGGATAGCGGATTTCAGCTCCCGCAAGAAGCTGTTCCTTATGACCGGCGCGTATGCCGGGGCAGTCGCCACCCTGGGGCTCGGGTTCTGCGGCGCAGGGGACGTGCAGGCGACCCTCCTCCTGTTCTGCATCGGACACTACGCCTTCGTGTGTGCGAACGTCTTCTACGACGCCTTCCTTCCGTTTCTCGCCACCGGCCCCGAAATGGACCGGCTCTCCGGTCAGGGGTATGCCCTGGGCTATCTCGGGGGCGGGCTGCTGCTCCTGTTGAACGTCGTTTTCATCCATTTTCACCAGGTCTTCGAGGTGGAGCAGGAGACGGCGGTGCGCCTGTCGCTTGCATCGGCCGGGCTCTGGTGGGGCGGCTTCAGCACCGTGACCCTTTTGACGCTGCGGGAGCGGTCCGCATCCGTTTCCAGGCGGACGGGGCTCGCCTTTTCGGTGCGAGCGGGCTTCGCCTCGCTCCGTGAAGCCGTCCTGCACATCGTCCGGCGGCGGAACCTGCTGCTGTTTCTGGTCGCTTACATGATCTACAACGACGGCGTGCAGACGATTATCAAGATGGCGGCCATCTTCGGCAAGGAGGAACTGGGGCTGTCGAGCTCCACGCTCCTCGGGACGCTTCTGATGGTGCAGTTCGTCGGGATCGGGGGGGCGCTCGGGATGTCCCGGGCGGCGGAGGCGCTCGGGGTCAGGCGGACCATCCTTGGCGCGCTGGCGGTCTGGCTGGGGCTGACACTCTTCGCCTTCCGGATGGAGACGCCGGGTGAATACTGGATCATGGGCCTGGTGGTGGGGCTGATTCTCGGGGGAACGCAGGCCCTGTCCCGTTCGTTCTATGCCCGCCTCGTCGCCCGAGAGCACGCCGCCCAGCTCTTCGGGTTCTTCTCGGTCTTCTCCAAGTTTTCCGCCGTCTGGGGGCCGATCCTGTTTGCGCTGATCCGGCAGCTGACCGGGACATCCCGGCTTTCGATCGTCTCCATCTCGGTCTTTTTCCTGGTGGGCGGGGCGATCCTCTGCTTCGCGAAAGAGGAGCAGGAGGGTGCGTCTGCGCCTATTTGA
- a CDS encoding 23S rRNA (pseudouridine(1915)-N(3))-methyltransferase RlmH: MPKISFVVVDRTRAPFLRDAEAFYLARLKPYTQTDWIVVKPEKASKSRPDEEIIRLEGESILKRVPAQAALIALDRTGRMFSSREFASRLEALYMQTSHLIFVTGGPLGLSSAVRDAAHEILSLSKMTLTHEMARVFLLEQIYRAFTIINGTKYHK, encoded by the coding sequence ATGCCGAAGATAAGCTTTGTGGTGGTGGATCGCACGAGGGCCCCTTTCTTGCGCGATGCCGAAGCATTCTACCTGGCGCGGCTCAAGCCCTACACCCAGACCGACTGGATCGTCGTCAAACCTGAGAAGGCCTCCAAGTCCCGCCCCGATGAGGAAATCATCCGCCTGGAAGGGGAGTCCATCCTCAAACGGGTCCCGGCTCAGGCCGCCTTGATCGCCCTCGATCGTACGGGCCGCATGTTCAGTTCACGGGAGTTCGCCTCCCGCCTCGAAGCGCTTTATATGCAGACCAGCCACCTGATCTTCGTCACCGGCGGTCCGCTCGGGCTTTCTTCAGCCGTCAGAGATGCGGCCCATGAAATCCTTTCCCTTTCCAAAATGACCCTGACGCACGAGATGGCCAGGGTCTTTCTCCTCGAGCAGATCTATCGGGCATTCACCATTATAAACGGCACCAAATACCACAAATAG